Proteins from a genomic interval of Anolis sagrei isolate rAnoSag1 chromosome 1, rAnoSag1.mat, whole genome shotgun sequence:
- the NLRC4 gene encoding NLR family CARD domain-containing protein 4, giving the protein MTEEDLDCLVQDLIYFYKFPLFEKFHPLGEEIDIIFDLTSTYTDTLLWKKDIHNLRFGQLSLKTLLAELKNPCIIEGEAGKGKTTLLKKIALLWAKGDDPSLSKFKLVFFISLSGAQEGLYETVCEQLLTKDYRICKKDFMKILVSLREKVLFLLDGYDEFKSQSCPEIESLIKENHKFKNTVIVTTRTETISSLRLFGSLIVETGDLTVESAKELVRKVLRTEELAGGLLSQLEKTDSTFQKPGSQTDSLMKTPLFVVIACAIQMGETTFNPHTQTTLFSTLHDLLVGKNRYKTRKLRDEHFRLSIIHCGDLALDGIFEQKFNFQPEDISSVKEQVLLATGLMNKYTAQRIKPVYRFFHKSFQEYTAGRRLAKLLTSRRNEEVVTGYSYLQKIDNISDIITTYHSLLLYTCGSSAEATSKVIRHLSIIHQQSSRFMLPLSPTGLSSELQLMANEWKDEEEEGLMATWENSFVECAICFLYESTSETSEKEEYEEFFIGKSLYINTQTIPTYICGFFEHFSQCVSRLELIKLDFFGTSSLVNTEDECSQTSPWKTVIPEKAVSLFFNWDQKLNSLVMTLKDFNKLERGDVKYLEKICCSASDLRLHISKSPGLTGKLKDVLNSCTNLQDLIVESTPLTIEDEHQIAKMMGLKTIKLKDLQNENIDGGLLDGISLLVNVEKVIFDNIKMNEATAKKLGEDIKHLKKLHFLQLSHLMDIGNGMTHIAKSVFSCLIDLEEIHLVNTCLSGDDLEILVQNICNLHKLHVLNLSDNFLGNDGKEALCQLVDKLSVLPKMKVLMFPSTDEGNVCLAKLQQLECMPQLTKLGLKKWAITDSETEVLGSLLEKTSLRYLQHLDLADNCMTSHGWLTIIGPLSNLKKLAVLDFSQQQSFLPSAQLVLELARLITKLACLQGIYLTGWQFDAQINKAKQSHRNELQLIIS; this is encoded by the exons ATGACAGAAGAAGACTTGGACTGTTTGGTTCaggatttaatttatttttataaattCCCATTATTTGAAAAATTTCATCCACTCGGTGAAGAAATTGACATAATCTTTGATTTGACAAGTACTTACACAGATACTTTGCTTTGGAAGAAAGACATTCATAACCTTCGCTTTGGACAGCTATCTTTAAAAACTCTCTTAgcggaactcaaaaacccctgtaTCATAGAGGGAGAAGCTGGCAAAGGGAAAACAACTCTTCTCAAGAAGATTGCTTTACTCTGGGCTAAGGGAGATGATCCTTCATTGTCAAAATTCAAGCTTGTCTTCTTCATTAGCTTGAGTGGTGCACAGGAAGGATTGTATGAAACCGTGTGCGAACAGCTTCTTACAAAGGACTATAGGATATGCAAAAAAGACTTCATGAAGATTTTAGTTTCTCTAAGAGAAAAAGTTCTCTTTCTCTTAGATGGCTATGATGAGTTCAAGTCCCAGAGCTGCCCAGAAATAGAATCACTGATAAAAGAAAACCATAAATTCAAAAACACAGTCATTGTGACTACAAGAACTGAGACAATTAGTAGTCTGAGGCTTTTTGGGTCATTGATTGTTGAGACAGGTGATCTGACTGTGGAAAGTGCAAAAGAGTTGGTTAGGAAGGTACTGAGAACAGAAGAATTAGCTGGGGGTCTTTTGTCGCAACTGGAGAAAACAGATTCCACATTCCAGAAACCGGGCTCTCAGACTGACAGTCTTATGAAGACCCCCTTATTTGTGGTCATTGCATGTGCTATCCAAATGGGAGAGACCACTTTTaacccacacacacaaaccactCTGTTCTCTACACTACATGACTTGCTGGTGGGGAAAAACAGGTACAAGACTAGAAAGCTGCGTGATGAACACTTTCGTCTAAGCATAATCCATTGTGGAGATTTAGCCCTAGATGGAATATTTGAGCAGAAATTTAATTTTCAGCCTGAGGATATCTCCAGCGTAAAAGAACAAGTCCTGTTAGCTACAGGTCTCATGAACAAATATACAGCGCAAAGAATAAAGCCTGTATATAGATTTTTtcataaatctttccaagaataTACAGCGGGCAGGAGACTTGCCAAGTTACTAACATCTCGGAGGAACGAAGAGGTGGTCACAGGTTATAGTTACCTACAAAAAATTGACAACATCTCAGATATTATTACGACATACCACAGTTTACTCCTCTACACCTGTGGGTCATCTGCTGAAGCTACTAGCAAGGTTATTCGGCACTTATCAATCATTCATCAACAGAGCAGTCGTTTTATGTTACCTCTTTCTCCCACTGGTCTATCATCAGAACTACAACTTATGgcaaatgaatggaaggatgaagaggaagaaggattAATGGCCACTTGGGAAAACTCATTTGTGGAGTGTGCAATTTGCTTCCTTTATGAAAGTACCTCTGAAACTTCAGAGAAAGAGGAGTACGAGGAATTCTTCATTGGTAAAAGTCTATACATCAATACTCAAACCATCCCTACCTATATCTGTGGGTTTTTTGAACATTTTTCTCAGTGTGTGAGTAGGCTAGAACTCATCAAATTAGACTTTTTTGGCACCTCTTCACTGGTCAATACAGAAGATGAGTGTTCTCAAACATCTCCATGGAAAACAGTCATTCCAGAAAAGGCTGTCTCCTTATTCTTTAACTGGGACCAAAAGCTCAATTCTTTAGTGATGACACTCAAAGATTTCAACAAATTAGAAAGAGGTGATGTCAAGTATCTGGAAAAAATATGCTGTTCTGCCTCAGATCTCAGGCTCCATATCAGCAAAAGTCCTGGACTCACAGGAAAGCTGAAGGACGTTCTCAACAGTTGCACAAATCTGCAGGATCTTATTGTGGAGTCCACACCCCTTACAATAGAAGATGAGCATCAGATAGCAAAAATGATGGGACTGAAAACTATAAAGCTAAAAGATCTGCAAAATGAAAATATAGATG GAGGACTTCTTGACGGAATATCTCTCCTTGTCAATGTGGAAAAAGTTATCTTTGACAACATCAAGATGAATGAGGCCACTGCTAAAAAATTAg gTGAAGatattaaacatttgaaaaaactGCACTTCCTGCAGCTGAGTCATCTTATGGATATTGGGAATGGAATGACACACATAGCAAAGTCAGTATTCTCCTGCCTTATAGATTTGGAAGAAATTCATCTTGTCAATACCTGCCTTTCTGGGGATGATCTGGAAATTCTAG TCCAGAATATTTGCAATTTACATAAACTTCATGTACTCAATTTATCTGATAATTTTCTGGGAAATGATGGAAAAGAAGCTCTTTGTCAATTGG TTGACAAGTTAAGTGTTCTGCCAAAGATGAAAGTGCTGATGTTCCCCTCGACAGATGAAGGGAATGTTTGTCTTGCTAAACTTCAACAGCTAGAATGCATGCCACAGCTAACAAAACTTGGGCTGAAGAAATGGGCCATCACAGACTCTGAGACTGAAGTTCTTG GTTCACTTCTTGAAAAGACATCCCTGAGATACCTCCAGCATCTGGACCTGGCAGACAACTGCATGACGAGTCATGGGTGGCTTACCATCATAGGACCTTTATCCAATCTCAAGAAGCTGGCAGTTCTGGATTTCAGCCAGCAGCAAAGCTTTTTGCCTTCTGCCCAGCTAGTCTTGGAACTGGCTCGATTGATAACAAAGTTGGCATGTTTACAAGGGATTTATTTAACTGGCTGGCAATTTGATGCTCAAAttaacaaagcaaagcaaagtcatAGAAATGAGCTGCAATTAATCATTTCTTAA